A genomic window from Cricetulus griseus strain 17A/GY chromosome 4, alternate assembly CriGri-PICRH-1.0, whole genome shotgun sequence includes:
- the Vill gene encoding villin-like protein isoform X2 codes for MDTNQDLPAIDSHRELQIWITQNLKMLPLPERAHGNFFEECCYVILHVPQSPKATQGGSSDLHYWIGKEASAETHGATVTFVQRLQEDLGDQMVLHRESQGHESDCFHSYFHPGVIYRKGGRASALKHTETNAYNVQRLFHIRGRKHVSATEVALSWNSFNKGDVFLLDLGKVMIQWNGPQTSVSEKSRALALTRSLRDRGPGGRAQVGVVDDENEATDLIRIMEAVLGCRSGSLRASVPNNSVSQRQKANVRLYHVSEKGMDLIVQELATRPLTQDLLQDEGCYLLDQGGFKIYMWQGRKSSPQDKKAGFSRAVGFIQAKGYPNHTNVEVVNDGAESTAFQQLFQTWSKELDGKKPRGKNKLMQAKLDIGKLHTQPELAAQLRMVDDGSGKVEVWCIQDFQRQSVDPKHHGQLCSGNCYLVLYTYQTLGRVRYILYLWQGHKTTIEDTKALNHNAEELDIAYQGALVQAHVTMGREPPHFLAIFQGQLVVFQGSAGNGGKRLPISTTRLFHMQGADSHNTQTMEVPARASSLASSDIFFLITKDSGYLWFGKGCNGDQREMARKVVTVFTGHNMETVLEGQEPPHFWEALGGRAPYPSNKRLPEELSSIQARLFECSSPSGCLVLTEMVFFSQEDLDKYDIMLLDTCQEVFLWLGEGAGERKKEAVAWGHEYLRTHPAERSLDTPIILVKQGHEPATFTGWFVTWDPYKWTNNQTYEEVVERRPRPASAISEITAEVHNFQLTQWPTDNKGGPSTLLASRDSQDSPENDPELGLGVDGKNPSKSPSSHCSSSVVNGSLPRERLVHQAVEDLPQGVDPACKEFYLSDSDFQDIFGKSKEEFYSMAKWKQLQEKKKLGLF; via the exons AGCTCCAAATATGGATTACCCAG AACCTAAAGATGCTGCCACTGCCTGAAAGGGCTCACGGGAACTTCTTTGAGGAATGCTGCTATGTTATCCTCCAT GTCCCTCAGAGCCCAAAGGCTACCCAAGGAGGGTCGAGCGACCTGCACTACTGGATCGGAAAGGAGGCCAGCGCAGAGACCCATGGGGCCACAGTCACCTTTGTGCAGCGCCTACAGGAGGATCTGGGAGACCAGATGGTGCTGCACCGAGAGTCACAGGGCCATGAGTCTGACTGCTTCCACAGCTACTTCCACCCGGGagtcat CTACAGGAAGGGAGGCCGAGCCTCTGCTCTCAAGCACACGGAGACCAACGCGTACAATGTCCAGCGACTGTTCCACATCAGGGGAAGGAAGCATGTGTCTGCCACTGAG GTGGCCCTGTCCTGGAACAGCTTTAATAAAGGGGACGTCTTCCTGTTGGACCTGGGCAAGGTGATGATCCAGTGGAACGGCCCCCAAACCAGCGTTTCTGAGAAATCGCGG GCGCTGGCCCTGACTCGAAGCCTCAGGGATAGGGGACCTGGTGGCCGTGCCCAGGTTGGTGTGGTGGATGACGAGAATGAAGCCACTGACCTCATCCGCATCATGGAGGCTGTGCTGGGCTGCAGGTCAGGCAGCCTGAGAGCTTCTGTGCCCAACAACAGTGTCAGCCAGCGGCAAAAGGCCAACGTCCGTCTCTACCA TGTCAGCGAGAAGGGAATGGACCTGATAGTCCAAGAATTGGCGACCCGCCCACTGACCCAGGACCTCCTGCAAGATGAA GGCTGCTATCTCCTGGACCAGGGTGGCTTCAAGATTTACATGTGGCAGGGACGAAAGTCCAGCCCCCAGGACAAGAAGGCTGGGTTCAGCAGGGCTGTG GGCTTCATCCAGGCCAAGGGCTACCCAAACCACACCAACGTGGAGGTGGTGAATGACGGTGCAGAGTCCACCGCCTTCCAGCAGTTGTTCCAGACGTGGTCGAAGGAGCTAGATGGGAAAAAACCCAGAGGGAAAA ATAAACTGATGCAGGCCAAACTGGACATAGGCAAGCTGCACACCCAGCCTGAGCTAGCAGCCCAGCTCAGAATGGTGGATGACGGCTCTGGGAAGGTGGAG GTATGGTGCATCCAGGACTTCCAAAGGCAGTCTGTGGACCCCAAGCACCATGGACAGTTGTGCTCAGGAAACTGTTACCTTGTCCTCTACACATACCAGACACTGGGCCGTGTCCGGTACATCCTGTACCTCTGGCAG GGCCACAAGACCACCATAGAAGACACCAAGGCCCTGAACCACAATGCTGAGGAGTTGGACATTGCATACCAGGGAGCACTGGTGCAGGCTCATGTGACCATGGGCAGAGAGCCCCCCCACTTCCTAGCCATCTTCCAGGGGCAGCTGGTGGTCTTCCAG GGGAGTGCAGGCAATGGAGGGAAGAGGCTGCCAATTTCCACCACAAGGCTGTTCCACATGCAAGGGGCCGATAGCCACAACACCCAAACCATGGAGGTGCCGGCCCGTGCTTCCTCCCTCGCCTCCAGTGACATCTTCTTTCTGATCACAAAAGACAGCGGCTACCTCTGGTTTGGGAAG GGCTGTAATGGTGACCAGCGTGAGATGGCGCGGAAGGTGGTCACTGTCTTCACGGGACATAACATGGAAACCGTGCTGGAGGGCCAGGAGCCTCCCCACTTCTGGGAAGCCCTCGGAGGCCGGGCCCCCTATCCCAGCAACAAGAG GCTTCCTGAGGAGCTCTCCAGCATCCAGGCCCGACTATTTGAGTGCTCCAGCCCTTCAGGCTGCCTGGTCCTCACAGAAATGGTGTTCTTCAGCCAAGAGGACTTGGACAAGTATGACATCATGTTACTAGACACCTGTCAGGAG GTCTTCCTATGGCTTGGGGAAGGTGCAGGTGAACGGAAGAAGGAGGCAGTGGCCTGGGGCCATGAGTACCTGAGAACTCACCCAGCAGAGAGGAGCCTGGACACACCCATCATTCTCGTCAAGCAGGGCCACGAGCCTGCCACCTTCACTGGGTGGTTTGTCACCTGGGACCCCTACAAGTGGACG AACAACCAGACCTATGAGGAGGTGGTGGAGAGACGCCCGAGACCAGCATCTGCCATCTCTGAGATAACAGCG GAAGTACATAACTTCCAGCTAACTCAATGGCCCACTGACAATAAGGGAGGTCCCTCGACCCTCCTGGCCTCCAGGGATTCCCAGGACAGCCCAGAGAATGATCCAGAGCTGGGCCTTGGCGTGGATGGCAAGAACCCCAGCAAAAGCCCCAGCAGTCACTGCAGCAGCTCAGTGGTCAATGGGAGCCTGCCCCGGGAAAGGCTGGTACACCAGGCCGTGGAGGACCTGCCACAGGGTGTGGACCCTGCCTGCAAGGAG TTCTATCTCTCAGACTCTGACTTTCAAGACATCTTCGGGAAATCCAAGGAGGAGTTCTACAGCATGGCCAAGTGGAAGCAGctgcaagaaaaaaagaagctgggCCTCTTCTGA
- the Vill gene encoding villin-like protein isoform X3, with amino-acid sequence MDTNQDLPAIDSHRELQIWITQNLKMLPLPERAHGNFFEECCYVILHVPQSPKATQGGSSDLHYWIGKEASAETHGATVTFVQRLQEDLGDQMVLHRESQGHESDCFHSYFHPGVIYRKGGRASALKHTETNAYNVQRLFHIRGRKHVSATEVALSWNSFNKGDVFLLDLGKVMIQWNGPQTSVSEKSRALALTRSLRDRGPGGRAQVGVVDDENEATDLIRIMEAVLGCRSGSLRASVPNNSVSQRQKANVRLYHVSEKGMDLIVQELATRPLTQDLLQDEGCYLLDQGGFKIYMWQGRKSSPQDKKAGFSRAVGFIQAKGYPNHTNVEVVNDGAESTAFQQLFQTWSKELDGKKPRGKNKLMQAKLDIGKLHTQPELAAQLRMVDDGSGKVEGHKTTIEDTKALNHNAEELDIAYQGALVQAHVTMGREPPHFLAIFQGQLVVFQGSAGNGGKRLPISTTRLFHMQGADSHNTQTMEVPARASSLASSDIFFLITKDSGYLWFGKGCNGDQREMARKVVTVFTGHNMETVLEGQEPPHFWEALGGRAPYPSNKRLPEELSSIQARLFECSSPSGCLVLTEMVFFSQEDLDKYDIMLLDTCQEVFLWLGEGAGERKKEAVAWGHEYLRTHPAERSLDTPIILVKQGHEPATFTGWFVTWDPYKWTNNQTYEEVVERRPRPASAISEITAEVHNFQLTQWPTDNKGGPSTLLASRDSQDSPENDPELGLGVDGKNPSKSPSSHCSSSVVNGSLPRERLVHQAVEDLPQGVDPACKEFYLSDSDFQDIFGKSKEEFYSMAKWKQLQEKKKLGLF; translated from the exons AGCTCCAAATATGGATTACCCAG AACCTAAAGATGCTGCCACTGCCTGAAAGGGCTCACGGGAACTTCTTTGAGGAATGCTGCTATGTTATCCTCCAT GTCCCTCAGAGCCCAAAGGCTACCCAAGGAGGGTCGAGCGACCTGCACTACTGGATCGGAAAGGAGGCCAGCGCAGAGACCCATGGGGCCACAGTCACCTTTGTGCAGCGCCTACAGGAGGATCTGGGAGACCAGATGGTGCTGCACCGAGAGTCACAGGGCCATGAGTCTGACTGCTTCCACAGCTACTTCCACCCGGGagtcat CTACAGGAAGGGAGGCCGAGCCTCTGCTCTCAAGCACACGGAGACCAACGCGTACAATGTCCAGCGACTGTTCCACATCAGGGGAAGGAAGCATGTGTCTGCCACTGAG GTGGCCCTGTCCTGGAACAGCTTTAATAAAGGGGACGTCTTCCTGTTGGACCTGGGCAAGGTGATGATCCAGTGGAACGGCCCCCAAACCAGCGTTTCTGAGAAATCGCGG GCGCTGGCCCTGACTCGAAGCCTCAGGGATAGGGGACCTGGTGGCCGTGCCCAGGTTGGTGTGGTGGATGACGAGAATGAAGCCACTGACCTCATCCGCATCATGGAGGCTGTGCTGGGCTGCAGGTCAGGCAGCCTGAGAGCTTCTGTGCCCAACAACAGTGTCAGCCAGCGGCAAAAGGCCAACGTCCGTCTCTACCA TGTCAGCGAGAAGGGAATGGACCTGATAGTCCAAGAATTGGCGACCCGCCCACTGACCCAGGACCTCCTGCAAGATGAA GGCTGCTATCTCCTGGACCAGGGTGGCTTCAAGATTTACATGTGGCAGGGACGAAAGTCCAGCCCCCAGGACAAGAAGGCTGGGTTCAGCAGGGCTGTG GGCTTCATCCAGGCCAAGGGCTACCCAAACCACACCAACGTGGAGGTGGTGAATGACGGTGCAGAGTCCACCGCCTTCCAGCAGTTGTTCCAGACGTGGTCGAAGGAGCTAGATGGGAAAAAACCCAGAGGGAAAA ATAAACTGATGCAGGCCAAACTGGACATAGGCAAGCTGCACACCCAGCCTGAGCTAGCAGCCCAGCTCAGAATGGTGGATGACGGCTCTGGGAAGGTGGAG GGCCACAAGACCACCATAGAAGACACCAAGGCCCTGAACCACAATGCTGAGGAGTTGGACATTGCATACCAGGGAGCACTGGTGCAGGCTCATGTGACCATGGGCAGAGAGCCCCCCCACTTCCTAGCCATCTTCCAGGGGCAGCTGGTGGTCTTCCAG GGGAGTGCAGGCAATGGAGGGAAGAGGCTGCCAATTTCCACCACAAGGCTGTTCCACATGCAAGGGGCCGATAGCCACAACACCCAAACCATGGAGGTGCCGGCCCGTGCTTCCTCCCTCGCCTCCAGTGACATCTTCTTTCTGATCACAAAAGACAGCGGCTACCTCTGGTTTGGGAAG GGCTGTAATGGTGACCAGCGTGAGATGGCGCGGAAGGTGGTCACTGTCTTCACGGGACATAACATGGAAACCGTGCTGGAGGGCCAGGAGCCTCCCCACTTCTGGGAAGCCCTCGGAGGCCGGGCCCCCTATCCCAGCAACAAGAG GCTTCCTGAGGAGCTCTCCAGCATCCAGGCCCGACTATTTGAGTGCTCCAGCCCTTCAGGCTGCCTGGTCCTCACAGAAATGGTGTTCTTCAGCCAAGAGGACTTGGACAAGTATGACATCATGTTACTAGACACCTGTCAGGAG GTCTTCCTATGGCTTGGGGAAGGTGCAGGTGAACGGAAGAAGGAGGCAGTGGCCTGGGGCCATGAGTACCTGAGAACTCACCCAGCAGAGAGGAGCCTGGACACACCCATCATTCTCGTCAAGCAGGGCCACGAGCCTGCCACCTTCACTGGGTGGTTTGTCACCTGGGACCCCTACAAGTGGACG AACAACCAGACCTATGAGGAGGTGGTGGAGAGACGCCCGAGACCAGCATCTGCCATCTCTGAGATAACAGCG GAAGTACATAACTTCCAGCTAACTCAATGGCCCACTGACAATAAGGGAGGTCCCTCGACCCTCCTGGCCTCCAGGGATTCCCAGGACAGCCCAGAGAATGATCCAGAGCTGGGCCTTGGCGTGGATGGCAAGAACCCCAGCAAAAGCCCCAGCAGTCACTGCAGCAGCTCAGTGGTCAATGGGAGCCTGCCCCGGGAAAGGCTGGTACACCAGGCCGTGGAGGACCTGCCACAGGGTGTGGACCCTGCCTGCAAGGAG TTCTATCTCTCAGACTCTGACTTTCAAGACATCTTCGGGAAATCCAAGGAGGAGTTCTACAGCATGGCCAAGTGGAAGCAGctgcaagaaaaaaagaagctgggCCTCTTCTGA